The sequence GAGAAGGAACTCCAGGTGGTGCGGGCCAGGTCGTAGGTGTTCTCGTCCGACGCCGAGATCTTCGCCGCCGTCAGGCCGCGTTTGTCCAACTCGCTGCGCAGATAGGGGAGTACGGCCGACTGGACGGTGGCGTCCATGTGGCAGCCCTCCTGGGTGCCGGTCGCCGTCCACCAGGAGGACGAGGGCTCGTTGAAGGCCTCCACCGTCGTGAAGGTCACACCCCAGTTCTGCTTCGCGTACAGCGCGACCGCGGCCAGGTGGGAGGCGTGCTGGCGGTAGTTCCAGGACTGGAGGTTGTTGCCGCCGTCGGAGGCGCCCGAGGGGTTGTGGTTCAGACACATCCACCACATCGGGGAGTTGGCGAACAGCTCGGTGGTCGCGCCGCGCGCGGTCGCCTTCACCAGCATCGCGCGCTGGGTCGCGTCCGCCGTCCACTTGAACGACGAGGAGGCCGGGTCCTCACTCGTCCAGTCCTGCCAGTACCCCTCGATCTGCTTGAACTTCGGGATGTTGGCGGAGGCGGCCATCGACTCGCCGCTCACGCTGTTCCAGCTGCACGCGCCCAGGTTGTAGCGGGCGATGTTCAGGCCCAGACCGGGCAGTGACGTGCCGTTGTACGTCGTCTGCTTCGTCGTGAAGAAGATGTCCGCGAAGTCGTCCCGCGCGCCGAAGACGTTCGCCCACCAGGCCAGGGACGTGCCCCAGCCCTCCCAAGTGCCGTAGGTCTTCGCCGGGTTGACGGATATCGTCGCGTCCGCCCGTGCCGTGCCCGTCGCCAGGGCGCTGCCCAGGATGCCGCCGCCCGCTGCGGCCAACAGTGTTCTGCGTCGGATCATGGCTTCTCCGCCTCTCCCATTCCCCGTTTCCCGTTTCCCCGTCGCGGCTTTGGCAGCACGAAGCATCGGGGGTGCCGGGTGGGGTTGTCGAGGGTTCTGACAGCGCTTTCTAAAACCCGTTGAGGAAGGCGGACCGCTCTCCCGGATCCCTTGTGGCTATGGCCAGTTGTGCCCACTGCGCCTATCGTGCGGGCGGCTCCCGGAGGCTCCCGTGGAGGCGGGCGTGAAGGCGGGCGTGGAGGTGGGGTGCGGATGCTTGCGGCGTCGGGCGTGCGGGTCGTACGGCACAGCGACCGGCGCAGGCGTGCCCGGCGCCGCCGCGTGCTGTGGGGCGGGGGCGAGGCGCTCGTCACCGTCGGGGTGCTGCTGATGCTGCTGGTCGTGCACCAGCTGTGGTGGACCAACCGGGAGGCGAAGCGCGGCGCCCAGCGGCAGGTGCAGGCGCTGGAGCGGGAGTGGGGCACCCCGGATGCCGGTGCCGGCAGCGGTGGTCCGACGATCGCGCCCTCCGCCTCGGCCACGGCCCCGGCGGCCGGCTCCGGCAGGTCCACCTCCGGTGCGCCGGGGTCGTCGTACGTCCCCGCCGCCCTGCCCCGCCGGGGCCGGGCGTACGCCGTTCTCGACATCCCCCGGCTGGGGCTGCGTGTTCCCGTCGCCGAGGGGGTGAGCAAGGCGGACGTCCTGAACAAGGGGTACGTCGGCCATTACCGCGGCACCGGGCAGCCGGGCCAGGCCGGGAACTTCGCGCTCGCCGGGCACCGCAACACGCACGGCGAGCCCTTCCGGTACCTGCCCCGGCTGCGGCGCGGGGACGACATCGAGGTGGAGACGCGGACGGCGACGTACACGTACGACGTCGACCAGATCCTGCCGCAGACCTCGGCGACGGACTCGGGGGTCGTCATGGCGGTCCCGCGTTCCCTCGTCCATCCCCGCTACGGGTACGACCAGCCCGGCTACTACATCACCCTGACCACCTGCACCCCGGAGTTCACCTCGCGCTACCGGATGGTGGTCTGGGGCAGGCTCGTGTCCGTGCGGCCCAGGTGAGTCCCCGCACGGTCAGCGCTCCCGCAACGCCACCACGCTCACCGCGCCCACCGCCGCCAGGCCCGCCGACACCAGCAGGGCGATGTCCGTGCCGTGGGCCAGGGTGCCGGAGGAGGTGGCGAGGGCGATGGTCAGGGCGACACCGGCGCTGGAGCCGATGTAGCGGAAGGTCTGCTGGGCGCCGGAGCCCATCGCGGCGCGTTCGCGCGGGACCGAGTCCACGGAGAGCAGGGGCAGCGCGCCGTTGAGCAGGCCGCTGCCCGCGCCGCCGACGATCAATCCGGGCAGCAGCCGGGTCCAGGAGCCGGAGCCGATCGCGCCGAGCATGGTCAGGACGGCGACGGCGTGCAGGGCGAAGCCGGCGGCCAGCTGCACACGGGGGCCGATCCGGCCGGCCAGGTGCTTGACCTGCAGGGCGACCGTGAAGCTCAGCCCGGACCAGATCAGGATCAGCCAGGCCGTGTCCATGGGGGACAGCCGCAGCGTCTGCTGGATCAGGGCGGGCAGGAAGCTGAAGGGGGCGATCACGGCGAGGCCCGTGAACAGGCCGCCGGCGGCCGAGGCCAGGAAGGGCGGGTGGCGCAGCAGCCCGAGGTCGATCATCGGGGTGCCGACCCGGCGTTCCACGGCGACGAACAGCACGACGAGGACCGCGGCGGCCACGAGGAGGACCCCGACCGGTGCGCGCAGCCAGCCGTCCCGGCCCAGGGTCAGGGCCGCGACCAGGGCGACCAGGGCCAGTCCGAAGGTCAGCGCGCCGAGCGCGTCGGGCCGGCCGCCGCGTGGGGCGCGGGACTCGGTGAGCGTACGGGTGCCGAGCGCGGCCACGAGGACGGCGGCGGCGCCCAGTACGCCGTAGGCCACCCGCCAGCTGGGCAGCGCTCCCGCGATCAGCGGGCCGGCCGCGATGCCGCCGCTGACGAAGGCGCCCCAGACGCCGGTCGCGTGCAGCCGGCCGCGCGGGGAGGGGAACGCCGCCACCAGCAGGCCGAGGCTGCTCGCGAGGAGCGCGGCGCTCGCCGCTCCCTGGGCGATGCGGGCGAGGGTGAACTGCCAGGTCGACGTCGCGAAGGCGCCGAGGACGGTGGTCAGGCCGAGGGCCAGGGTGCCGCTGAGGAAGAGCCGGCGGCGGCCGTAGTCGTCGGCGAGGCTGCCGGCCACCAGCAGGAGCGCGGCGAGGCCGAGCGGGGTGCCGTTCAGCAGCCAGGCCTGGGCGGACAGGGAGGTGTGCAGGGCGCTCGCCGTGTCCGGGAGCGTGACCATCGGGGCCGTGTACGTCATCAGGGCCACGGCGGTGGCCGCGCTGGTCAGGGCGAGGGTGGCCCGGGGGCGCACGGGGGCGCCCTGGGTGGTCGCGCCGTGTACGGCGGCGGGGGCGGGGGTGCTGGTGACGGGATCGAGCCCGGTCATGGCGCGTCCTTAAGGTTCAGTCATTGAACTCACGTGACTCCGCCACCGTAACATCGTCGGTTCGTTCACTGAACCAAGAGGTCGGAAAGCGGCTACAGTGGACGGCATGGCACTGGGCAAGGACTACGCGACACAGGAGTGCTCGATCGCCCGCGCGCTCGAGGTGGTCGGCGAGCGCTGGACGCTGCTCGTCGTCCGGGACGCGATGTACGGCGTGCGGCGCTACAACGACTTCCTCGTGCACCTCGGCATCCCGCGTGCCGTCCTCGCCGCCCGGCTGCAGACGCTGACCGCCGAGGGCATCCTCGAAAAGCGCCGGTACCAGCAGTCGCCGCCCCGGGACGAGTACGTCCTCACCGAGCGCGGCATCGCCCTGTGGCCCACGCTGCGCGCCCTCGGCCTGTGGGGGCGCGAACACTTCACCGACGGCCTGCAGCGCTACTTCTGTCATGTGTCGTGCGGCACGGAACTCGGGCCGTACGGCGAATGCCCCGCGTGCGGAGTCGTCGTACCGGCCCGTGACGTCGTCATGGAGCCGGGCCCGGCGCTCGATCCGGACCCGGCGGATCCGGTCAGCCGGGTGCTGCTGAAGCCCAAGCGGCTGCTGGAGCCCCTGGAATCACCGGAGAACGTGTCCGCCTGAGGGGATTCAGGAGCGGGCCGCGCCGCCCTCTTTGAGGAGGTCGAGGCCGGCCCGGTCGGTCGCGTCCGAGTCGCCGCCCAGCCGGTGGACGACCACCCACCGGCCGTCCGCCATCGCCCCGGCGAAGAGAGAGGCGTCGCGGGTCGCGCCGTTGTGCCAGAGAAGGGGCCCGGCCGTCTGCCAGGAGGGGGCCGGATCGCCCAGCCGGCGCTCGATCGCCAGCCGGACCAGCAGATCGGCCACCGCGCGCGGAGTGGCCCACAGGCCGCCCGCCGGCAGGATCGCCCCGGTCATGGTCCAGGGCCGCCGGCCCCGGCCGAACAGGCCCGGCGCGAGCAGCCGCCGGTCCGCGTCCGGCCGCACGCTCACCTCGGCCACGTCCAGCGGCCGCAGCACGTGCTCGGCGAGCAGCTCCTCGTACGGCACACCGGCCGTCGCGACCAGCGCCGCGCCCAGGACGGCGTACCCGAGATTGGAGTACTCCTCCTGCTGCCCCGGTGGCCGGACCACGACCTTGTCCAGCCGGCCGAGCAGCCGGTACAGGGCGGCGCGGTCGAACGCGGCGTACGGATCGCGCAGGCCCGTCCCCGGGGGAAGGCGGGGCAGCCCCGAGGTGTGGTCGGCCAGGTTCCGCAGGGTGACGCCCGTGCCGGCGGGCACGGGGAGCCGGCGTTCGACGGGGTCGTCCGGGTCGAGCAGGCCCGCGGCGGCCATGCGCATCAGCGCGGTGCCGGTGAGCACCTTGGTGAACGAGCCGATCTCGACGAACCGGTCCACCGCGTGGCCGTCGGCGACCCGCGCGCCGGACGAATCGGTCAGGATGCAGCTCGGTGTGCGAGGCACGTGTGTACTCCCCCCATGTCCCCCTCGGTCGAGTCGATCATATGGACTTTCAGGTATAAAGGGCAGGTAGACATCGGCAGTTGTGGACGTGCGGACACATGCGGACACGTGCGGACGAGGGGAGGGAGGACGCCATGAAGCGCGGGATCGTCGCGTCGCGTGCCCTCGCCTCGCTGCTGCTCGTGCTGCTGCCGGTCCTGCTGCTCGACACGGGCAACCTCTCCGCGACCGTGGCCCTCGCCGCGACCGCCGCCGCCGGTTCCGCGCTCTCCGCCTGTGCCCTGCTGGCCGCCCGCAGCGCGCCGGTCTTCCCGCCCACGCGGGTGCGTACGGCGATCCGGGACCGGGCCCGGCGCACGGCCTTCCTGCCCCAGCGTGATCCCGACGCGCCCGGCCGGCGGCGGCCCAGGGCACCCGGACGCGCCCTCGCGGCGACCGCCGCGTAGGGCACGCGTCCTTCTCTCTTCCTCCGCGTGACCCCGCGCGGGTCGTCATGCCGCTCCGACCGATTCCGGTCCGGCCTTCCAGTCCGGCCGCTTCCAGTCCGGCCGCTTCCGGTCCGACCGATTCCGGTCTGGCTTCTTCCGGCACGACGAGACCCCCGGAGGGCTCACCCATGTCCGTCTTCTCCGTCTTCTCTGTCTTCTCCCTCTTCGCCCGCCTGGTCGAGCACCTCGCCGACCTGCTGACCCCGCTCTTCCACGCCTCCGCGGCAGCCGCCGCGATCGTGCTGTTCACCGCGCTCGTACGACTCCTCGTCCACCCCCTGTCCCGCGCCGCCGCCCGCGGCCAGCGGGCCCGCGCCGAACTCCAGCCGCGCATGGCCGAGTTGCGCGAGAAACACGCCAAGGATCCGCAGCGACTGCAGAAGGCGGTGCTGGAACTGCACGCCGAGGAGAAGGTCTCGCCGCTCGCCGGCTGCCTGCCGAGCCTGCTCCAGATGCCCGCCTTCTTCCTCCTCTACCACCTCTTCTCCAGCCCCACGGTCGGCGGCGGGGCCAACGGGCTGCTCAGTCACCAGCTGTTCGCGGCGCCGCTCGGCGGGCGCTGGGCCGACGCGCTCGCGGACGGCGGGGTCCTCGGCCCGGCCGGACTCGTCTACCTCGCGCTCTTCGTCCTCGTCGCCGCCGTCGCCGCCTTCAACTACCGGCGCACCAAGCAGATGATGGCCAAGAACCCGCCCGCCGTGGCCGCGGGCGGCGGCGAGCAGGTGCCGGGACTCGGCGCGGTCGGCAAGGTCATGCCGTTCATGTCGTTCTTCACGCTCGTCACGGTCGCCGTCGTACCGCTCGCGGCCGCGCTCTACGTCGTCACCAGCACCACCTGGACCGCCGTGGAGCGAGCCGCGCTGTACCGGTAGCGAGGTGCGGTTACGGTCCAGTACATGAACAGGGTCTTGCGGAGTGGACCGCGGGATTGGAGGATCGGCCAGTCCTCCGATGGCTGCACCCATCGGCCGGGCGCCCGCTATCGAGGGAGATGGTGACCATGAAGCTGCTGCGAGTCGGTACGGCAGGGGCCGAGCGGCCCGCGCTGCTCGACGCCACAGGGACGCTGCGGGACCTGTCGGGCATCGTGGCCGACATCGACGGCGCGCTCCTCGCCGACGAGGCCGCGCTCGGCCGGGTACGGGCGGCGGCCGAGGCCGGAGAGCTGCCCGCGCTGGACGCGGCGGGGCTGCGGACCGGGCCGCCGCTCGCCCGCATCGGGAAGATCGTGTGCATCGGGCTCAACTACCACGACCACGCCCGCGAGACCGGCGCCCAGCCGCCCGCCGAGCCGGTCGTCTTCTTCAAGGCGCCGGACACGGTCGTCGGCCCGAACGACACCGTGCTCGTCCCGCGCGGCTCCGTGAAGACCGACTGGGAGGTGGAGCTGGCCGTCGTCATCGGGCGTACGGCCCGCTACGTGGACTCCGCCGAGGCGGCGCTCGCCCACGTCGCCGGGTACGCGGTGGCCCATGACGTCTCCGAGCGCGAGTTCCAGATCGAGCGGGGCGGGACCTGGGACAAGGGCAAGAACTGCGAGACGTTCAACCCGCTCGGGCCGTGGCTGGTGACGGCGGACGAGATCGCCGACCCGCAGGACCTGTCGCTGAAGCTGTGGGTCAACGGGGAGCTGAAGCAGGACGGTACGACGGCCGAGCAGATCTTCCCGGTGGGGGAGGTCGTACGCTACGTCAGCCAGTTCATGACCCTCTACCCCGGGGACGTCATCAACACGGGGACCCCGGCGGGCGTGGCCATGGGACGGCCCGAGCCGAAGCCGTACCTGAGGGCCGGGGACGTCGTCGAGCTGGAGATCGCGGGCCTCGGGCGGCAGCGGCAGGAGCTGAAGGACGCGTAGTCGCTCCCCCCGGCGCAAGGTGGCCGCTCACCCCAGCGCAAGGGCGAGCCTGCGCCACTCCTCCCTCGGCAGGGTGGCCCTCCCGGTGCCGGTGATCACCTGAAGGGCCACGTGGTCCGCGCCCGCCTGGTGGAAGGCGGCGACGCGGTCGCGGACGGCGGCCTCGTCGCCCCAGGCGAACAGCGCGTCGACCAGGCGGTCGCTGCCGCCGTCCGTCAGGTCGTCCTCGGTGAAGCCGAGGCGCAGGAAGTTGTTGGTGTAGTTCGGCAGGGCCAGGTACATCGCGAGGGCCTCGCGGGCGAGGGCGCGGGCGCGGGCCGGGTCGCTGTCCAGGACCACCTTCAGCTCGGGGGCGAGCAGCGGGCCCTCGCCGAGGATCTCGCGGGCCTGCGCGGTGTGTTCGGCGGTGACCAGGTACGGCACCGCGCCCGCCGACCGGTCCCGGGACAGCTCCAGGGTCTTGGGGCCGAGGGCCGCGAGGACCCTGCGGTCTGCGGGGACGCCCGCCGTGTCCAGCGCGTCGAGGTAGGCGACCAGGGCCGAGTACGGGCGGCGGTACTGGTCGGCGAGCTTGGCGTGGCTCACGCCTAGGCCGAGCACGAAGCGGCCGGGGTGCACCGCCTCCACCTCGGCGAAGGCCGCCGCGCTCTCCTCGGCGTCGTACTGCCAGATGCTCTGGATGCTGGTGCCGACGACGAGCGTGCCGGTGGCCTCGAGGAGCGGAACGGCGTGGTGGGCGGCGCTGCTGCCGCCCAGCCAGACGGCACCGAAGCCCAGTTCCTCCAACTCGGCCGCCGCCTCAGCCAGTTCGCCGCGCCGGGAGGGTTCCTCCGAGCGCAGTCCGATGTTCCAGATGCCGTACCGGCCGATCCTGTCCTTCACGGTGCTCATGGGGCGGTCCCTCCGGGTGGGTCGTGATCATCACGTCTACAGGCATTCCCAACCGGAGGGATCCACGGCGTAATCCCCGCGGGCGTCACACGTTCAGGAACTGCTCCAGCGCCTCCACCACGAACCTGTGGTCCTGCAGCTGGGGCAGGCCCGAGACCGTCACCGCGCCGATGACCCCGGCGTTCTCGACGCGGACCGGGAACGAGCCGCCGTGCGCCGCGTAGGTGCCGGGGTCCAGGCGGGAGGAGTCCTCGAACGTCGTGCCCTTGGCGCGGAAGCGGGTGCCGACCAGGTAGGAGGAGGCGCCGTAGCGCTCCACCACCCGGCGCTTGCGGGCGATCCAGGCGTCGTTGTCCGGGGTGGAGCCCGGCAGGGCCGCGTGGAAGAGCTGCTGGCCCGCGCGGTGGATGTCGATCGCGACCGGGGCCTGGCGCTCGCGGGCCATGCCGACCAGGAGCGAGCCGAGGGCCCAGGCGTCGTCGTAGGTGAACTGCCGGAAGACCAGGCGGCGTTCCTGTGCCTCCAGCTCCTCGACGGACGGGGTCAGTTCGGGGACGGATCCGGGGGTGATCGGGGGCATCAGAGGGTCACCGTCACCTTGTCGCGGGCCGATGCGCGGGCCGCTTCCAGTACGTCGAGGGCGGCGGCCGCCTCCAGCGCGGTCACCGGGTTGGGACCGGTGCCGCGCAGGGCGCCGGCCACGGCCGCGTAGTAGGCGGGGTAGTCGCCCGGCAGGGTCGGTACGGGGGTGCCGCCGCCGGTCAGCGGGGACTCGCCGGCCCCGGTACGGCCCCACAGGGACTCCGGCTCGGCGCCCCACCGGGGCCCGGGCCGCAGGCCTTCCCGCAGGGCCGCCTCCTGCGGGTCCAGGCCGTACTTCACATAGCCCGCCTGCGAGCCCAGCACCCGGAAGCGCGGGCCGAGCTGGGCGGCCGTCGCGGAGACGTAGAGGTGGGAGCGGACGCCGTTCGCGTGCGTGAGGGCAATGAAGGTGTCGTCGTCGGTCTCGGCGCCGGCGCGGCGGACGACCGACTCGGCGTACACCTCGGTGGCCGGGCCGAACAGGACGAGGGCCTGGTCGACCACATGGCTGCCCAGGTCGTAGAGGAGACCTCCGATCTCTGCGGGGTCGCCGGACTCGCGCCAGCCGCCCTTGGGCTGCGGGCGCCAGCGCTCGAAGCGGGACTCGAAGCGCCAGACGTCACCGAGCCGGCCCTCCGTCAGCAGCCCGCGCAGGGTGAGGAAGTCGTTGTCCCAGCGGCGGTTCTGGAAGACGGAGAGGAGCAGGCCGCGTTCGTCGGCGAGGGCCGCGAGGGCGCGGGCCTCGGCGGCGGTGCCGGCGACCGGCTTGTCGACCACGACCGGCAGGCCCGCCTCGAGGGCGGTGGTGGCGAGCGGGACGTGCGTCCTGTTCGGGGACGCGATGACGATCAGGTCCAGCTCACCGGCGCGGTCGAACAGCTCCTCGGGGCCGGCGGCCGTACGGACGTCCGGGAACTCCGCGCGGGCCTGCTCCTGCCGCTCGGGGTTCGAGGTGACCACGGTGTCCAGGGCGAGGCCCTCGGTCGCGGCGATCAGCGGGGCGTGGAAGACGGAGCCGGCGAGGCCGTAGCCGATCAGGCCGACGCGGAGGGGGCTAGCAGCAGTCATGGAAGCCACTTTCGCAACGCTGTTGCCAAAGTGCAAGCGGCGGGGACAATGGGTGGCGTGAACAGGACGAGGACGGGGCCGGGGACGGGGAGCGGTGTGCCGGCGGGGGCGAATCTCGGCGTGGTGCGCAGCCACAACACCGCGCTGGTGCTGGGCCTGCTGCGGGACGCCGGGGCACAGGGCATCAGCCGGCTCGAACTGGCCGAGCGCACCGGCCTGACCCCGCAGGCCGTCAGCAAGATCACCGCGCGGCTGCGGGAGGAGGGGTACGCGGCGGAGGCCGGGCGGCGGGCGTCGACCGGGGGCAAGCCGCGGACCGTGCTGCGGCTGGTGCCGGAGGCCGGGCACGCGGTGGGCGTGCATCTGGACCGGGACGAGCTGCGGGCGGTGCTCGTGGACCTGGACGGGGCCGTGGTGGGGGAGCGGCGGACCGAGCTGGATCTGGGGGCGGGCGCGGAGGTCGTGCTCCGAGTGGTCGCCCGCGCGGTGGAGGGGCTGGCCGGGGAGGGCTTGGACCTCGGGGACGAGGGGCTCGCCGGGGCCGGGACGCTGCTCGGGGTGGGGGTGGCGCTGCCGGGGCCGCTCGACCATGCCCGGGGTGTGCTGCACCGGGTGACCGGCTTTCCCGAGTGGGACGGCTTTCCGCTGCGGGACGCGCTCGGGGAGCGGTTGGGGGTGCCGGTGGTGGTGGACAAGGACACCAATGCGGCGGCGCTCGGCCTGTCGGTCGGGGGCGAGGGCGGCTCCTTCGCCTATCTGCACCTCGGTACGGGGCTCGGCGCCGGGTTGGTGATCGGCGGGCGCGTGCACCGGGGGGCGCGGACCGGGGCGGGGGAGTTCGGGCACCAGGTGATCCAGCTGGACGGGCCGCTGTGCGAGTGCGGGAACCGTGGGTGCGTGGAGGCGCTGTGCCTGGCGGCGGTGGGGCGCGGGGAGGCCGGGGAGGCGGCGCGGGTGCTGGGGGTGGCGGCGGCGAACCTGGTCGGGCTGCTGGACATCGACGTGGTGCTGCTCGGCGGGCGGACGATCGCGGGGGCGCCGGAGGGTTTTGTGCGGGGAGTCGGGGAGGTGCTCGATGCCCGGGCTCGCCGGGAGGGGGTGCGTGGGGGTTCCGTGCGGGTCGCTCCGCGGGGGGAGCGCGTGGTGGCGGAGGGGGCCGCGCAGTTGCTGTTGGCGCCGGTGTTCGGGCGCGGGGACGTGTGACGGGCGGTGCGCTGTGCTGTGGCGGTAGCGCCCCGAAGGGGCACGGGGAACCGCGCGACCGGCCACGGCGGACCCGCGGCCGCGTACGGTCCGCGGCGGCCCGGTGGGCGGGCGCCGGGCCGGTCAGGTCACGGCAGGTTCAGCTGCCAGGAGACGCCGAAGCGGTCGTTGACCCAGGCGAACTTGGCGCTGAAACCGTAGCTGCCCAGGGGCATGAGTTCCGTGCCCTGCTCGGTGAGGGCGGCGTGGAGGCGGTTGATCTCGCCCTCGTCCTCGCACTGCACGAAGAGTGAGATCGCGGGCGTGAAGGTGAAGTCGTGGTGCGCGGGGCTGTCGATGCACATGAACTGCTGACCGGCGATCGAGAACGTGGCGCGCTGCACGCTCCCCTCCTTGCCGGTGCCATCGGCCCCGTAGCGGGTGACGTTGACGACTTCGGCGTCGTCGAAGAGCGAGGTGTAGAAGGTCATCGCCTCCTCGGCGTTGCCCTCGAACATCAGGAACGTGGTGATCTTCTGGGACGTCGCGATCTTCATGCTGCATGCTCCTCAGCGCTGGTCGGGCACGGCGCGCAGGCCTGTCCAAGTGTTACCCCGCCGATCGAGCGGACTTCGCGGCCCGTACCGGAGTGGCGGCCCGCGCGCGCGGGTCCGACCGGCATGGTCATGTGTTCATGCGACTGTGTTCGTCCCTTTCCCTCTGCCTCCCCGCAGCCGCCGCCGTCACCGTCCTCGCCCCCGCCCCCGTGTCGCCGGAGGCCGTCCGGGCCGTCCCGGCCGCCCGAGCCGTCCAGGGCGCCCACGCCGACCGTGCCGACGTACCCCCCGCGTGCGTCGGCGCGGACGCGCGGGCGTTCCCGCTGGCCACCCGGATCCGTGGCGGCCCCGGCTCGTACGAGGCGGGCGGCGGATACGGCACCTGGTACATCGACCTCACCAACACCACCCGCCGGGCCTGCACCGGTGTCCACCCGGTCGTCGTCCTCGTCGACGACAAGCGTGCCCTGCGGCCGGACCAGCCGCACCTGGACTTCTTCGACGGCTCCCGGGCCCGGCCGGTGTCGTTTGAGAGCACGGACGAGCAGGAGCTGGTCGGGGTGCTGGACGGCGCCGGGTTCGCCGGGTTCGCCGTGCCGCCCGGCAGGACCGTCAGTATCCGGGTCAGGCTCGCCCTCACCTCCGACGCCGTGGCCGACAAGGTCACCGCCAACGCCGCCGTCGTCCAGCGGCGGGGTGAGCACGGGGACTGGATCGGGGAGTCCAACGCCTACCGGTTCGGGATCGGACCGTACACGGACGACGGGACGGCCCGGCCCGAGGACACCCAGGGGGGCGGGGCCGTGGAGTCCCGGCCCTCCGGCAGCGCGCAGGGCACGCCCAGCACCGGCGCCGCATCCTCCTCCGCCCCCGACTCCTCCTTCCCCTTCGCCGAGGCGGCGCAGGAAGCCGGGGAGCGGGCCCGGGAGCTGTCGCGTACCGGGCTCGGGCTCGCCCACGGGCTGTTCGCGGCCGCCGTCGCGCTGCTCGGCGTCGGCACGGGCGCCTTCCTGCTGGCCCGCAGACGCCGCTGAACCGGAGTCCCGTACCGGGAACCGCCCCATGGTCTGCGACGATCCCTGCGTGGACTACCCGAACGACCAGGCCCCCGGCGCCCCCGTCCGCTCCGGCATCCCCGAGCACGGGCGCATCCCCAAGTACTACGCGGTGAAGGCGCGGATCGCCGCGCTGCTGGAGGAGCTGGGGGAGGGCGGCGTCATCCCGACCGAGCGGGATCTCGCCGAGCGGTACGACGTCGCCCGCGAGACCGTACGGCAGGCCGTGCGCGAGCTGGTGCTGGAGGGGCGGCTGCAGCGCCGGGGGCGCGGGACCGTCGTCGCCGGGCCCAAGCTCGCCCAGCCGCTCTCCCTCGCCAGCTACACCGAGGGCGTGCGCCGGCAGGGCCGTACCCCCGGGCGCACCCTCGTCACCCTCGACCGCTTCCCCTGCCCGGACCCCCTCGCCGCCGAGACCGGGCTGACCCGGGGCGAACCGGTGTGGCACCTGGAGCGGGTGCTGCTCGCCGACGAGGAGCGGGTCGGGCTGGAGAGCACGTACGTCGCCGTCGGGCGGGTGCCGCGGCTGGACGCCGACTTCGACCCCGACTCCTCCTTCTACGGCTACCTCACCGCCCAGGGCATCTCCTTCGGCGACGCCGACGAGCGGATCGAGACCGTGCTGGCCACACCCCGTGAGGCGCTGCTCATCGGCACTCCGCCCGCCCTGCCGATGCTGCTGATCCACCGGGTCTCCCGGGACACGCAGGGGCGGCCCCTGGAGCGTGTGCGGTCGCTGTACCGGGGGGACCGGTTCTCCTTCACCACCCACCTCAAGGGCTGAAAAGCGCCCGAAAAGTCGATGAATGTCCCACTCTTCGCCCTCCCTCATGTGTCACGAAAAGATAACGGGTCTAGCCCAAACGTGATGGGTCGTTCACGCTCGCGTTGACAGCCGGATGTCTCCGGTTCCCCGATCGCGAGGAGCGTTGCCGCCGTGAGAGTGACAGTCGTAGGAGCAGGCGTGGTGGGCACCATGCACGCCTGGCATGCAGTGCAGCGCGGCCACCAGGTCGTCC comes from Streptomyces sp. FXJ1.172 and encodes:
- a CDS encoding fumarylacetoacetate hydrolase family protein; this translates as MKLLRVGTAGAERPALLDATGTLRDLSGIVADIDGALLADEAALGRVRAAAEAGELPALDAAGLRTGPPLARIGKIVCIGLNYHDHARETGAQPPAEPVVFFKAPDTVVGPNDTVLVPRGSVKTDWEVELAVVIGRTARYVDSAEAALAHVAGYAVAHDVSEREFQIERGGTWDKGKNCETFNPLGPWLVTADEIADPQDLSLKLWVNGELKQDGTTAEQIFPVGEVVRYVSQFMTLYPGDVINTGTPAGVAMGRPEPKPYLRAGDVVELEIAGLGRQRQELKDA
- a CDS encoding LLM class F420-dependent oxidoreductase codes for the protein MSTVKDRIGRYGIWNIGLRSEEPSRRGELAEAAAELEELGFGAVWLGGSSAAHHAVPLLEATGTLVVGTSIQSIWQYDAEESAAAFAEVEAVHPGRFVLGLGVSHAKLADQYRRPYSALVAYLDALDTAGVPADRRVLAALGPKTLELSRDRSAGAVPYLVTAEHTAQAREILGEGPLLAPELKVVLDSDPARARALAREALAMYLALPNYTNNFLRLGFTEDDLTDGGSDRLVDALFAWGDEAAVRDRVAAFHQAGADHVALQVITGTGRATLPREEWRRLALALG
- a CDS encoding heme-degrading domain-containing protein, whose protein sequence is MPPITPGSVPELTPSVEELEAQERRLVFRQFTYDDAWALGSLLVGMARERQAPVAIDIHRAGQQLFHAALPGSTPDNDAWIARKRRVVERYGASSYLVGTRFRAKGTTFEDSSRLDPGTYAAHGGSFPVRVENAGVIGAVTVSGLPQLQDHRFVVEALEQFLNV
- a CDS encoding Gfo/Idh/MocA family protein: MTAASPLRVGLIGYGLAGSVFHAPLIAATEGLALDTVVTSNPERQEQARAEFPDVRTAAGPEELFDRAGELDLIVIASPNRTHVPLATTALEAGLPVVVDKPVAGTAAEARALAALADERGLLLSVFQNRRWDNDFLTLRGLLTEGRLGDVWRFESRFERWRPQPKGGWRESGDPAEIGGLLYDLGSHVVDQALVLFGPATEVYAESVVRRAGAETDDDTFIALTHANGVRSHLYVSATAAQLGPRFRVLGSQAGYVKYGLDPQEAALREGLRPGPRWGAEPESLWGRTGAGESPLTGGGTPVPTLPGDYPAYYAAVAGALRGTGPNPVTALEAAAALDVLEAARASARDKVTVTL
- a CDS encoding ROK family transcriptional regulator, encoding MGGVNRTRTGPGTGSGVPAGANLGVVRSHNTALVLGLLRDAGAQGISRLELAERTGLTPQAVSKITARLREEGYAAEAGRRASTGGKPRTVLRLVPEAGHAVGVHLDRDELRAVLVDLDGAVVGERRTELDLGAGAEVVLRVVARAVEGLAGEGLDLGDEGLAGAGTLLGVGVALPGPLDHARGVLHRVTGFPEWDGFPLRDALGERLGVPVVVDKDTNAAALGLSVGGEGGSFAYLHLGTGLGAGLVIGGRVHRGARTGAGEFGHQVIQLDGPLCECGNRGCVEALCLAAVGRGEAGEAARVLGVAAANLVGLLDIDVVLLGGRTIAGAPEGFVRGVGEVLDARARREGVRGGSVRVAPRGERVVAEGAAQLLLAPVFGRGDV
- a CDS encoding VOC family protein, giving the protein MKIATSQKITTFLMFEGNAEEAMTFYTSLFDDAEVVNVTRYGADGTGKEGSVQRATFSIAGQQFMCIDSPAHHDFTFTPAISLFVQCEDEGEINRLHAALTEQGTELMPLGSYGFSAKFAWVNDRFGVSWQLNLP
- a CDS encoding GntR family transcriptional regulator, which gives rise to MDYPNDQAPGAPVRSGIPEHGRIPKYYAVKARIAALLEELGEGGVIPTERDLAERYDVARETVRQAVRELVLEGRLQRRGRGTVVAGPKLAQPLSLASYTEGVRRQGRTPGRTLVTLDRFPCPDPLAAETGLTRGEPVWHLERVLLADEERVGLESTYVAVGRVPRLDADFDPDSSFYGYLTAQGISFGDADERIETVLATPREALLIGTPPALPMLLIHRVSRDTQGRPLERVRSLYRGDRFSFTTHLKG